The sequence below is a genomic window from Methylotuvimicrobium sp. KM2.
CGGCGATAAAATGCTGTATTTGCGTTCTGCCGGATTCGGGCGTTAGGTCTGCGATATTACGGCCTATGGCTTCTTGTTTTTGCCATCCGTATAAATTCTCGGCGCCTTTGTTCCATGCGGTTATTTTTCCTTGTGGGTCCAGTAGAAGCAATGCTTCCTCGGTATCCATCACGAGCGAAGCAAGGCGTTGAAGGCAACTTACGCAATCGTTTTTGACCGCCGTCAGATGTGCGCTGATATCGCGTTCGGTCAAGGCGATCAATTCGTTGCCTTGGCTTTCGGAATAGAGCAGCGAAGCCGTGACGGAAACATCGATCAACTTGCCGCTTTTGGTAATACGCCGAGCTTCGAATTGCGACACGGCTTCGCCTAGATGATTTTTTTGCTGCAGCTTAGCGGCGATCGAAATGTCGGCAGACGGCATAAGCGATTGAAACTTCATTTCCAGCGCTTCCCGTTCAGTCCACCCGTACAGTTTTTCGGCGCCGCGGTTCCAGGTGACGATGTTGCCTTCCAAGTCTTGCAGCGTGATCGCGTCGTCGGAATAAAGCGCGAAATTGGCCAAGCGTTCCCGTTCCATTTTTTCGCGTATCTTAAGCTCGGTTTCGGTGCGTTTTAGCCGGTCGATATCGATGAAGGTCAGAATGATGCCGGCATAGACATTGTCGGATATGGCATAGGGCAAAACGCGCAATAGATACCAATCGCCGTTGGCGGTTTGCAATTCTTGTTCGAACGGCGTTTGATTTTCGGACACCTCATTGACGATTGCATCCAGGTTGAAGTCGAGAACAGAATGCGACAAATGAAAAAAGGGCCGGCCGAGATCGTTTTCTCGGATATGGAATATCGATTCGAGTTGGTGGGTGAAGCGCCTGACTTCGAGATTTTCATCGAGAAAAAGCGTCGCGATATTGGTGCTATTGAACAAATTATCCAAGTCGTTATTAAGCAGCGTTAATTCGGTGATCTTGCCTTGATACTCGGCGTTGACGGTGTACAGCTCTTCATTGACCGATTGCAGTTCCTCATTAGTGCTTTGCAGTTCTTCGTTGCTGGCTAGCAGTTCTTCATTGGTGGCTTGCAGCTCTTCGTTGGATGTTTCCAGCTCCTCTACCGTCGTTTGTAGATTTTCTCGCGTGAATTGTAATTCCTGCTCTAAATCGTTGATGCGTTGCCGGGCATCCATGTCGGCGTCGTAGGTGAGTGGTTCGATCGAGTTTGGCTTATTGGGCTCGGTCGTTTCGCTGATCATGACCGCGAGCAATTTTTCCTGGCTTTTCTTGCCGGGCAAGTTTTTGACGGTCAGCGTAACCGTTCTTAATTGATCATGGCCGTGAATGCGTATATTGGATAAGACGATTTCATTCGTGCCTTTTAACGCTTTATTGATACCGGTTGCAATGGGTATGGCCAGGTCCTTGATAACGATTTTCGTGACGTCGCTGCTGATCTTACCGCTGGGATAGGATAAATAGTCTCTGGCTTCACCGAAGGTATGCGAGATTTCCATGTTTTCGTTGACAAGCATCGTAAACGGCAAAATATCACCTGCAATGCCGTTGACGAAACGCTCCAACGTTCGATCTTCGGAAAAACGATTGATGGATGGACGGTTGAAAGTCGTTGTGAAAGAAGGCTGAAAGATAGAGCCTGAAATTGGGCGTGGCTCCAAAGGTGTCAGCCCGGTTGCTTTGTATTTACCTTTGGAGCGGTATAGTTTGGTTTTGGGACTGACAAAGTCGAAATAATCGACCATATCGCCGATCGTTTCGCTGGTGCCGAGTAGTAGCAAACCGTCCTTGGTCAGCGAAAAATTGAATAACTCCAGGATCTTTTTCTGTAAAACGGGCTGCAGATAAATCAGCACGTTTCTACAACTGATCATATGGATATTTGTGAATGGCGGGTCCTTGATCAGGTTATGTTGGGCGAAAACCACCATTTCCCTAATTTTTTGCGTGACTTGAAAATTGTCTTCCTTTCGTGAAAAGTATTTGCTCAACAGTTCCGGAGGCACATCGGCGGCAATGCTTTCAGGATACAAACCGGCGCTCGCTTTCTCGATAGCGCTTTGATCGATATCGGTCGCGAATATTTTGATGCGAAAGTAATGGTCGGATTGTTCACGATATTCGGCGAGTAACATCGCCAGCGAATAAGCCTCTTCGCCAGTCGAGCAAGCGGTTACCCACAAACGCAAGTCTTCGCCTTGCAGTCGACCGATCGATTCAGGCAGCCATTTTTCATTGAACTCTTGAAAAACGAATTCGTCCCGGAAAAAACAGGTCACGCCGATCAAAAGCTCTTGATAGAGCGTATTGATTTCTTGCTGGTTCGTTTCCATGAACCGGACATAGTCGGTCAAGTCGGCAAGTTGATTGATGCTGACCCGCCTCTCGATACGGCGCATCACGGTACTGGGTTTGTAATAGGTAAAATCGATTTTGCATTTTTCGCGAAGCAACGCGAAGATGCGGGTAATGCTGGTTCCGCCTTGTGGAATGATGTCCGTTTCCAAGCTGCCGGAATAAGGATGTTTGATGAAGGATAATAACTGCGTCGGCATTTCGTCCGGCGCCAGAATAAAATCGGCC
It includes:
- a CDS encoding chemotaxis protein CheB yields the protein MENGTSFESTAPYIVGIGASAGGLEAIESFFKKMPINSGLAFVVVQHLSPDYKSLMAELLSKHTEMPVHRIEDGMAVNQNHIYLIPPRQNLTIFHGKLLLKEQVRSEGLNLPVDIFLRSLAEDAGSHAIAIILSGTGSDGTRGIRAIKEHGGMVMVQDEESAKFTGMPNNATGTGLADFILAPDEMPTQLLSFIKHPYSGSLETDIIPQGGTSITRIFALLREKCKIDFTYYKPSTVMRRIERRVSINQLADLTDYVRFMETNQQEINTLYQELLIGVTCFFRDEFVFQEFNEKWLPESIGRLQGEDLRLWVTACSTGEEAYSLAMLLAEYREQSDHYFRIKIFATDIDQSAIEKASAGLYPESIAADVPPELLSKYFSRKEDNFQVTQKIREMVVFAQHNLIKDPPFTNIHMISCRNVLIYLQPVLQKKILELFNFSLTKDGLLLLGTSETIGDMVDYFDFVSPKTKLYRSKGKYKATGLTPLEPRPISGSIFQPSFTTTFNRPSINRFSEDRTLERFVNGIAGDILPFTMLVNENMEISHTFGEARDYLSYPSGKISSDVTKIVIKDLAIPIATGINKALKGTNEIVLSNIRIHGHDQLRTVTLTVKNLPGKKSQEKLLAVMISETTEPNKPNSIEPLTYDADMDARQRINDLEQELQFTRENLQTTVEELETSNEELQATNEELLASNEELQSTNEELQSVNEELYTVNAEYQGKITELTLLNNDLDNLFNSTNIATLFLDENLEVRRFTHQLESIFHIRENDLGRPFFHLSHSVLDFNLDAIVNEVSENQTPFEQELQTANGDWYLLRVLPYAISDNVYAGIILTFIDIDRLKRTETELKIREKMERERLANFALYSDDAITLQDLEGNIVTWNRGAEKLYGWTEREALEMKFQSLMPSADISIAAKLQQKNHLGEAVSQFEARRITKSGKLIDVSVTASLLYSESQGNELIALTERDISAHLTAVKNDCVSCLQRLASLVMDTEEALLLLDPQGKITAWNKGAENLYGWQKQEAIGRNIADLTPESGRTQIQHFIAGLTLGCSAPQTLLTRRVTKDHLELAIKISASVLGDHAGEALLIAVSEQRH